A window from Leptothermofonsia sichuanensis E412 encodes these proteins:
- a CDS encoding FAD-binding protein, producing the protein MSQNCLPNQTFINWAQNINIRPRCRCTPKNLDDLVAIVQEAQRNGRHVRAVGSGWSFSDVMVTQDYLISLSEHINRPLAFSQGGDRLEGLGNEPQVLTDALTDAVRGSTTKLTHVEAGIKIKALYQTLDKPRGSEGKRWTLKTMGGGSGQTLAGVIATGTHGGDFHLPPIADHVKAIHLVAPDGVQHWIERSGEGRITDRDRLLNVMRGRIRPEHIHYDDEWFNAVLVSMGCMGIAYSYIIEVREQFGLSERKIDTTWNQIKPHLESGAIFTGTSGINWLNDHPRTLDTLSPSGQPQSVTPQPRGISVFINPYRRSDNYTTDPSPDRDVMLMTHATHLEELREVDPDHQGPSPSSNHDLNLLVAGFEAATIGGAREVINRVIRGLRSSEGTKGYPVSYSVLDTTNKQFPILSVEIVVSTDQGRHVRFIDRMLEIFDDLIRNGRPGTKFAGGFNLRYTRPSSAFLAMQHGSSFTSQERFCHIEVIVIKELAVNPFWDNPPHIPEGHTAMENYTEDFVQRFEESLSEFGARLHWGQYSISDRYLPQNYPEFSRWMRIRDELTRDGAIRTFDNDFTARYGIATVTPGWKVLKGMLPTIPTTAPDDYPRQIQSFPPTILRNRTGCLEVFTLGGDGQVCWTRQNSPNNEYLKWKVVSPSPITCTGRIAAVNHLADQRKQPHLFVLGKDDGKIYKAHRGDDPSQEWDWGEFGGPGFVSSPVVAYDQRNQMHVYALHNDGRILRRNQDNKPFIGWGWGNWAELRRPPIRFTGNLAVANNQDKRMEVFARDEAGRIWHSWQLDLSTEPVADKWSQWVQLGSFNGFGDPVAVKNADGRIEIFARRSGEIWHMWQTAPSNGWNNDWVRLENFVSNESTNPDVILAGQRLHMVVLDSIRGVHYLSQSTPNTWQAAIPAFLGTLVGNSFNPPVLGENANGSVEVFAKTAPDIIQHGYVSSVVVNPACKGWVWANQPTATSYIPDQNYQYNSAGGINEIVRLGVGQYKVKLPRLGRSGGMVHVSAYRGNHYCKVANWNFSGNNQFVNVNCFSPNGTPIDGQFVMLFYKGVRQSGSWTDAYLWANQPTTAEYTPDTSYQWNSKGLVNTVRRIGTGHYQATLPGMNVAGGTVLVTAYGTGTERCKVGGWNWSGNSTIVNVYCFNVDGNPVDTRFTLSFMTDVDLGVPEPDGWWSGGYVWADQPTETDYVPATNYQRNTNSNTPNRIKRLSTGAYQVHFPNLSLAHSTAQVTAYGSGSEYCTVQYWGSDGSNGAIVSVQCFDRSGALVDTRFTLMHC; encoded by the coding sequence ATGAGTCAGAACTGCCTTCCCAATCAAACCTTTATTAACTGGGCACAAAACATAAATATTCGTCCTCGTTGCCGATGTACTCCTAAGAACCTTGATGACCTGGTAGCGATCGTTCAAGAAGCGCAACGTAATGGCAGGCACGTCCGGGCTGTTGGCAGCGGATGGTCATTCTCTGATGTTATGGTGACGCAAGATTACCTTATCAGCTTAAGCGAACACATCAACCGTCCCTTAGCCTTCTCACAAGGCGGTGATCGATTGGAGGGACTTGGCAATGAACCTCAAGTGCTCACGGATGCACTAACCGATGCAGTGCGAGGTAGCACAACCAAACTGACCCATGTCGAGGCTGGCATTAAGATCAAGGCACTGTATCAAACACTCGACAAGCCTAGAGGTTCAGAAGGTAAGCGATGGACGCTGAAAACAATGGGGGGAGGGAGTGGACAAACTCTCGCGGGTGTCATCGCAACTGGGACACACGGTGGAGACTTTCACTTGCCTCCCATTGCCGATCACGTAAAAGCAATTCATCTTGTTGCTCCAGATGGAGTGCAGCATTGGATTGAACGATCGGGAGAGGGACGAATCACTGATCGCGATCGACTCTTGAACGTAATGCGAGGCAGGATTCGCCCAGAACATATTCATTACGACGATGAGTGGTTCAATGCAGTCTTGGTATCAATGGGCTGCATGGGTATTGCTTACTCGTACATTATTGAGGTGCGCGAACAGTTTGGTTTATCTGAACGCAAGATTGACACAACCTGGAATCAGATAAAACCCCATCTGGAATCTGGTGCGATTTTCACCGGAACAAGTGGAATTAACTGGCTGAATGATCATCCGCGAACCCTAGACACTCTTTCTCCCTCTGGACAACCCCAATCAGTTACTCCGCAGCCTCGCGGTATCAGCGTTTTCATCAATCCCTATCGGCGAAGTGATAACTATACAACCGATCCCTCTCCTGATCGGGACGTTATGCTAATGACCCATGCAACACATCTAGAAGAACTAAGGGAGGTCGATCCCGATCATCAAGGACCGAGTCCATCCAGCAACCATGACCTGAATCTATTAGTTGCGGGTTTTGAAGCGGCGACAATAGGCGGTGCTCGTGAAGTTATTAATCGGGTTATCAGAGGGCTGCGTTCTTCCGAGGGAACAAAAGGATACCCAGTAAGCTACTCTGTCCTGGACACCACAAACAAGCAATTTCCTATTCTTAGCGTCGAAATTGTCGTTAGTACAGATCAGGGTAGACATGTACGTTTCATTGACCGCATGTTAGAAATTTTTGACGATTTAATCCGTAATGGTCGTCCTGGAACTAAATTTGCAGGTGGATTTAATCTCCGCTACACTCGCCCATCCTCAGCATTTCTAGCAATGCAACATGGCAGTTCGTTCACTTCACAGGAGCGTTTTTGCCACATTGAAGTCATTGTCATAAAAGAACTGGCAGTAAATCCCTTTTGGGATAATCCTCCCCACATCCCTGAGGGACATACCGCAATGGAGAATTACACCGAAGACTTTGTGCAGCGATTTGAAGAATCGTTGTCTGAGTTTGGTGCTCGTTTACACTGGGGACAATACAGTATTTCCGATCGCTACCTTCCTCAGAACTACCCAGAATTTTCACGCTGGATGAGAATCCGAGATGAACTCACCCGCGATGGCGCGATTCGTACCTTCGACAATGACTTTACCGCACGATATGGAATTGCTACCGTAACACCAGGGTGGAAAGTTCTCAAGGGAATGTTACCAACGATTCCAACGACCGCTCCTGATGACTATCCTCGTCAAATTCAATCTTTTCCCCCAACAATCCTTCGCAATCGAACTGGTTGCTTAGAAGTATTCACCCTGGGAGGGGATGGGCAAGTTTGCTGGACACGTCAAAACTCACCGAATAATGAATACCTTAAATGGAAGGTTGTATCTCCATCTCCAATCACCTGCACAGGTCGCATCGCTGCTGTAAACCATCTCGCAGATCAACGCAAACAACCCCATCTCTTCGTATTAGGTAAGGATGATGGCAAAATCTACAAAGCTCATCGAGGCGACGATCCTTCACAAGAGTGGGACTGGGGTGAATTTGGTGGACCTGGATTTGTGAGTTCACCTGTTGTCGCCTATGATCAGCGGAACCAAATGCATGTATATGCACTTCACAACGATGGACGTATCCTTAGACGAAATCAAGATAACAAGCCCTTCATTGGTTGGGGCTGGGGGAATTGGGCTGAATTACGCCGCCCTCCTATCAGGTTTACAGGTAATCTTGCTGTCGCCAATAACCAGGACAAGCGCATGGAAGTTTTTGCCCGCGATGAAGCGGGGCGCATCTGGCATAGCTGGCAGTTAGACCTTAGCACAGAACCAGTTGCAGATAAATGGTCCCAATGGGTTCAACTGGGCAGTTTTAATGGGTTTGGCGACCCGGTTGCTGTCAAAAATGCAGATGGGCGCATCGAAATCTTTGCCCGTCGTAGCGGCGAAATCTGGCATATGTGGCAAACTGCACCCAGCAATGGCTGGAACAACGATTGGGTACGCCTGGAAAACTTTGTTTCCAATGAATCTACAAATCCTGACGTAATTCTTGCTGGGCAACGTCTACACATGGTTGTGCTGGATAGCATTCGTGGAGTTCACTATCTATCCCAAAGTACGCCTAACACCTGGCAGGCAGCAATACCCGCATTTTTAGGTACTTTAGTCGGCAACTCTTTCAATCCTCCGGTGTTAGGAGAGAATGCAAACGGCAGCGTAGAAGTCTTTGCCAAGACTGCCCCTGATATCATCCAGCATGGTTATGTCAGCAGCGTGGTTGTCAATCCTGCTTGCAAAGGTTGGGTGTGGGCGAATCAACCGACGGCTACAAGCTACATACCTGATCAAAATTATCAGTACAACTCTGCGGGTGGCATCAACGAGATTGTTCGACTGGGAGTTGGTCAATACAAAGTAAAATTGCCCCGACTAGGCAGATCAGGAGGGATGGTGCATGTCTCCGCCTATCGAGGAAATCACTATTGTAAAGTTGCCAATTGGAACTTCTCCGGAAACAATCAATTTGTCAATGTTAATTGCTTCAGTCCCAATGGCACGCCAATAGATGGTCAGTTTGTCATGCTGTTTTACAAAGGAGTTCGGCAAAGTGGATCATGGACGGATGCCTACCTGTGGGCTAACCAACCAACTACCGCCGAGTACACACCTGACACCTCCTATCAATGGAACTCAAAGGGGTTAGTCAATACGGTTCGTCGGATTGGTACAGGTCATTATCAAGCAACGCTACCTGGGATGAACGTTGCGGGTGGAACCGTTTTAGTTACGGCTTATGGCACTGGTACAGAGCGGTGCAAAGTGGGAGGCTGGAATTGGTCGGGAAACAGCACGATCGTAAACGTTTATTGTTTTAATGTTGATGGGAATCCAGTTGATACAAGGTTTACGCTGAGCTTCATGACCGATGTTGATCTGGGTGTACCAGAACCAGACGGATGGTGGTCAGGTGGTTATGTTTGGGCAGATCAACCAACGGAAACTGATTACGTACCAGCTACAAATTATCAACGGAACACCAATAGCAATACTCCCAATAGAATTAAGCGGTTATCAACGGGTGCTTATCAGGTTCACTTCCCAAATCTTTCCCTGGCTCATAGTACGGCTCAAGTCACTGCTTATGGTTCTGGTAGTGAATACTGCACAGTGCAGTACTGGGGTAGTGATGGGAGTAACGGCGCGATCGTCTCTGTTCAATGCTTCGATCGCTCAGGTGCTCTTGTGGATACGCGATTTACTTTGATGCATTGTTAG
- a CDS encoding LGFP repeat-containing protein, whose translation MTAIDDKYASLGGAHGFLGQPITPETTCPDGVGHFRHFAGGSIYWHPTTGAHEVHGAIREKWSRMGWERSILGYPVTDESDAADGGRVNHFMGGSIYWTATSGANLVYGPIRDKWQTLGWESSALGFPISDPVDNASGELRQQFQGGVVSWTPQDGVKLMNEPEKKDKVVRVFPVRWADLRNPQNYTREFFQQYFFSVGESFNNPDGNPMPGSIFDYFYGISDGYLRISGQVDDWIDNPLRVTQTGHWYGGLTGFRAGDPTMEAGIVAPTLRAKGIRTLDDLRVNGRVPDVLVFFHIDVWAGGGATRSMADVRRILQDQGRMDLWDSAWDAWLGMDVILVPCTYQNPDPHPRPDGTFDRVPNLSELRWAPYSALAHEFVHALTKQQWDLYNGEWQWGTWFELMSYSVKTDYPVYMSSYVQERSGWFNITDMPRHTHRGLILDPFETHNVAYRFQNGPMENPETLVLENRTRWDYNQTPPTQLSNGLFAYRIDPKRRQSVRDRFRRSSFVISRSGAWREIWGIPEAPELTGQGADLGNSLNHLGELWWEFRNIRLLEDGAVEFDAIFQPINLIRQYTSATWTNSEGKLLKPDKFFGSQGHVMLVNRSLPIEQGRRYNHVLSLHPNWVANGKIKGRYSLRIPATGARLYLTVALSEQASGSDGFIFRVIAHGSPDRVMADTTLNADRNIRLVVVDLSDFRGSTRDITLEVDAGANAYRDWAYLLEAYLVPTSNLIYNFIDQAPFAIWRSNGGTVPFNVAGQPQGEASKRERAKLQNGALYGGDVLFTHPAWQNDGFIEGVFSLTLPGEASVFRAEVGFDENRVVTDNGARVMLFFVSGSGTETLLLGDTINDGGVPRKRGFLLERSPAIGEVGLHQNPVTSIAIPIPAHLRGVRGQFILRVDADGSAGQDWVWWTMARLTTD comes from the coding sequence ATGACTGCAATTGATGATAAATATGCATCTCTAGGAGGTGCTCATGGCTTTTTAGGGCAACCCATCACACCTGAAACAACCTGTCCAGATGGTGTGGGACATTTTCGCCATTTCGCAGGTGGCTCGATCTACTGGCATCCAACGACAGGAGCGCACGAAGTACATGGAGCAATCCGCGAAAAATGGAGCCGAATGGGATGGGAACGCTCGATCTTGGGGTATCCGGTTACAGATGAATCAGATGCAGCAGATGGAGGTCGAGTCAATCATTTTATGGGCGGGTCGATCTATTGGACAGCAACATCTGGTGCGAATCTAGTCTATGGTCCAATTCGGGACAAATGGCAAACCCTCGGTTGGGAATCTAGTGCTTTGGGCTTTCCAATATCTGATCCGGTAGACAATGCTTCAGGTGAGCTGCGACAGCAGTTTCAGGGAGGGGTTGTATCTTGGACTCCCCAGGATGGAGTCAAATTAATGAATGAACCTGAGAAGAAAGATAAAGTTGTCCGTGTGTTTCCTGTTCGTTGGGCTGATCTGCGAAACCCTCAGAACTATACGCGCGAATTCTTCCAACAATACTTCTTTTCAGTAGGTGAATCTTTTAATAACCCTGATGGCAATCCAATGCCAGGTAGCATATTTGATTACTTCTATGGGATTTCGGATGGTTATCTCAGGATTTCTGGACAAGTGGATGACTGGATTGATAATCCGTTGCGTGTTACTCAGACTGGACATTGGTACGGAGGACTTACAGGTTTTCGAGCTGGTGATCCAACAATGGAAGCAGGCATTGTTGCCCCTACTTTGCGTGCAAAGGGGATTAGAACCCTGGACGATTTACGTGTAAATGGTCGTGTACCGGATGTTCTAGTCTTTTTTCACATCGATGTTTGGGCTGGTGGAGGTGCTACTCGATCAATGGCTGACGTTAGGAGGATACTACAAGATCAAGGACGGATGGATTTGTGGGATTCAGCATGGGATGCATGGCTTGGAATGGATGTCATTCTTGTACCCTGTACTTATCAGAACCCTGATCCACATCCCCGACCGGATGGAACATTTGATCGAGTTCCTAATCTGTCAGAGCTACGATGGGCACCCTACAGTGCGCTAGCTCATGAATTTGTGCACGCACTTACAAAACAACAATGGGATCTATACAACGGGGAATGGCAGTGGGGCACATGGTTTGAGCTAATGAGCTATTCCGTTAAGACCGACTACCCAGTTTATATGAGTTCCTATGTTCAGGAACGAAGCGGCTGGTTCAACATCACCGATATGCCTCGACATACCCATCGTGGGCTGATTCTAGATCCTTTTGAAACCCATAATGTTGCCTACCGATTTCAAAACGGACCGATGGAGAATCCAGAGACATTGGTGCTAGAAAACCGTACCCGATGGGATTACAATCAAACTCCACCAACCCAGTTAAGCAATGGATTGTTCGCCTACCGCATTGATCCTAAACGTCGTCAATCGGTTAGAGATAGATTTCGTCGTTCAAGCTTTGTAATTTCTAGATCAGGTGCATGGAGGGAAATTTGGGGAATTCCAGAAGCTCCTGAACTCACTGGACAAGGTGCAGATCTTGGGAATAGCCTGAATCATCTTGGGGAACTATGGTGGGAGTTTCGGAATATCCGTTTGTTAGAGGATGGAGCAGTTGAGTTTGATGCGATCTTCCAACCCATTAATTTGATTAGACAATACACATCAGCGACATGGACAAATAGTGAGGGGAAACTACTAAAACCCGATAAATTCTTTGGTTCTCAAGGTCATGTGATGTTGGTTAACCGCTCCTTACCGATTGAGCAAGGACGGCGTTATAACCATGTGTTGAGCCTGCATCCTAATTGGGTTGCTAATGGCAAAATCAAAGGGCGTTATTCATTGAGAATTCCAGCAACAGGAGCCAGGCTATATCTGACTGTTGCCCTTTCAGAACAAGCCTCTGGCAGCGATGGCTTTATCTTCCGAGTGATTGCTCACGGTTCACCGGATCGGGTTATGGCAGATACAACTCTGAATGCTGATCGAAACATTCGATTAGTCGTGGTTGATTTATCTGACTTTCGAGGTTCTACCAGGGATATCACGCTGGAGGTCGATGCTGGGGCTAATGCTTACCGAGATTGGGCATATTTACTCGAAGCTTATCTTGTTCCCACTAGCAATCTGATTTATAACTTTATCGATCAGGCACCCTTTGCAATTTGGCGCAGTAATGGCGGCACTGTTCCCTTTAATGTAGCAGGGCAACCTCAAGGTGAAGCCAGCAAACGAGAGCGTGCCAAACTGCAAAATGGTGCATTGTATGGTGGCGATGTGTTATTCACGCACCCAGCCTGGCAGAATGATGGCTTTATTGAAGGAGTCTTTTCATTAACACTTCCTGGTGAAGCAAGTGTTTTCCGGGCAGAAGTTGGGTTCGATGAAAATCGAGTGGTTACTGACAATGGAGCGAGAGTGATGCTCTTCTTTGTTTCAGGGAGCGGCACAGAAACATTGCTGCTGGGTGACACCATCAACGATGGAGGAGTACCGAGAAAACGAGGTTTTCTGCTAGAAAGAAGCCCAGCAATAGGAGAAGTTGGACTTCATCAGAACCCAGTTACGTCGATCGCGATTCCCATTCCTGCTCATTTAAGAGGCGTGCGAGGACAATTCATTCTGCGAGTCGATGCTGACGGTTCTGCAGGGCAAGATTGGGTTTGGTGGACGATGGCGCGTCTGACCACCGATTGA